The Methanoregula sp. sequence AAGCTCTATCTCGGGTACGAGATCGTGAAAGGGAGGGAACCCGGTTCCGCCGATTACCTCGAAGCTTCCTCTGCAACCCTGCACAAGACCGATCTTTTCTACGTAAAAGCCGGGGATACGATCCCGGTCGATGGGGAAGTGGTTGAAGGGATAGCTTCGGTAAACGAGAGCGCGATCACGGGAGAAAGTGCGCCGGTCATACGGGAATCCGGCGGGGACCGGAGCGCTGTTACCGGGGGCACGGCAGTGCTTTCGGACTGGCTCATCATCCGGGTGAGCGCCAATGCCGGCGAGGGTTTCCTCGACCACATGATCAGTCTCGTGGAAGGAGCAAAGCGGCAGAAGACCCCGAACGAGATTGCACTGAATATCCTCCTTATCGGGCTGACTGCTGTCTTTCTCGTAGTCTGTGCAACGCTCTGGGCGTTCTCGGTGTACAGCGTACAGTCCGCAGGTGAAGGCATCCCGGTTACCATCACGGTCCTTGTTGCCCTGCTCGTCTGCCTCGCACCGACTACCATCGGCGGCCTGCTCAGCGCCATCGGCATCGCCGGTATGGACCGGCTTATCCGGCGCAACGTGATAACGACCTCGGGCAGGGCAATCGAAGCAGCGGGTGACGTGGATGTCCTCCTGCTCGACAAGACCGGCACGATCACCCTCGGCAACCGGCAGGCCGTCGAGCTGATCCCGGTTGACGGGACGGATATCATGGTGCTGGTGGAAACCGCACAGCTCGCATCGCTCGCCGATGAGACCCCAGAAGGCCGCAGCATCGTCGTTCTGGCAAAAGAGAAATACGGGCTTCGCGGCCGGACCGTCGGGGCAACGGAATCCGGTACCGGGATGCAGTTCGTCCCGTTCTCGAGCCAGACCCGGATGAGCGGTGTCGATGTCGACAATGTATATATCCGGAAGGGCGCCGCAGATGTGATCTTCAGGCATATCGAAACGAATGGCAATCCCGTGTCAGATGCCCTCAGGAAAGAAATAGAGACCATTTCCCTTGCTGGGGGGACCCCGCTTGTTGTCACGAAGAACGGCAAAGCACTGGGTGTCGTTCATTTAAAAGATATCGTGAAGGGCGGAATCAGGGAGCGTTTTGCCCAGCTCCGGAAGATGGGGATCAAAACGGTCATGATAACGGGTGACAATCGCCTGACTGCCGCGACTATTGCGGCAGAAGCCGGTGTCGATGATTTCCTTGCAGAAGCAACGCCCGAGAGCAAACTCAACCTTATCCGCGAGTACCAGACCGGAGGACGGATGGTGGCCATGACGGGAGATGGGACCAACGATGCCCCGGCCCTTGCCCAGGCTGATGTTGCCGTTGCCATGAATACCGGCACCCAGCCGGCACGCGAAGCGGCGAACATGATCGATCTCGATAGCAACCCGACAAAACTGATCGAGATCGTCGAAATTGGGAAACAACTCCTCATGACCCGGGGGGCACTCACTACGTTCTCGATCGCAAACGATCTTGCAAAATATTTCGTGATCATCCCGGCAGCATTCATAAGCACGTATCCTGCACTTGCAGCGCTGAATTTCCTGGGCCTCCACAACGCGATCCTCTCTGCCGTGATCTTCAATGCACTGATCATCGT is a genomic window containing:
- the kdpB gene encoding potassium-transporting ATPase subunit KdpB, whose translation is MPELSGKRNSGAVLPAIYQRAVIDAVMKLDPRLMIRNPVMFVVEAGSALTTLLWLQALTGNGEAPAGFIGAISAWLWFTVLFANFAEALAEGRGKAQAESLRKMRQDTMAKKLYLGYEIVKGREPGSADYLEASSATLHKTDLFYVKAGDTIPVDGEVVEGIASVNESAITGESAPVIRESGGDRSAVTGGTAVLSDWLIIRVSANAGEGFLDHMISLVEGAKRQKTPNEIALNILLIGLTAVFLVVCATLWAFSVYSVQSAGEGIPVTITVLVALLVCLAPTTIGGLLSAIGIAGMDRLIRRNVITTSGRAIEAAGDVDVLLLDKTGTITLGNRQAVELIPVDGTDIMVLVETAQLASLADETPEGRSIVVLAKEKYGLRGRTVGATESGTGMQFVPFSSQTRMSGVDVDNVYIRKGAADVIFRHIETNGNPVSDALRKEIETISLAGGTPLVVTKNGKALGVVHLKDIVKGGIRERFAQLRKMGIKTVMITGDNRLTAATIAAEAGVDDFLAEATPESKLNLIREYQTGGRMVAMTGDGTNDAPALAQADVAVAMNTGTQPAREAANMIDLDSNPTKLIEIVEIGKQLLMTRGALTTFSIANDLAKYFVIIPAAFISTYPALAALNFLGLHNAILSAVIFNALIIVALIPLALQGVTYRPMTAEVALRNNIVIYGIGGIIAPFIGIKIIDMVLVLMGVV